A section of the Babylonia areolata isolate BAREFJ2019XMU chromosome 1, ASM4173473v1, whole genome shotgun sequence genome encodes:
- the LOC143292078 gene encoding uncharacterized protein LOC143292078, producing the protein MHTFLEILLVYMTAVVGVVLYLVAFGSPNWVQVEGGDFSWGLWAYCDNTTSARKRDCNLIGPGESDGYYEAARVLSAFGLVGYFIVFVSIRTCKKEDDAQLKWFIIYLVPAVLTTVALALVGAYYEDDSHWGHLDPELGYSYWLAAVAALLLVIAMVSIILTSCTDPRDSCDSSCRKKKKLLQLAPKAAPLTLRRLKQNKVVSLPSPPPSPKPPALSWEAGVAVVVVVVVVVEVSRVERKPKRRSQEAPPKWESSCEWPS; encoded by the exons aTGCATACTTTCCTGGAAATCCTGCTGGTCTACATGACCGCTGTAGTGGGCGTCGTGCTGTACCTGGTGGCGTTCGGCTCGCCCAACTGGGtgcaggtggagggaggggacttCTCCTGGGGCCTGTGGGCCTACTGTGACAACACCACCTCCGCCAGGAAGAGGGACTGCAACCTCATTGGTCCCGGGGAGAGTGACG GTTACTATGAAGCCGCACGAGTTTTGAGCGCTTTTGGCCTGGTGGGATACTTCATCGTCTTCGTGTCCATCAGGACGTGTAAGAAGGAGGACGACGCCCAACTCAAATGGTTCATCATCTATCtggtgccag cgGTACTGACGACCGTGGCGCTGGCCCTGGTAGGAGCGTACTACGAGGACGACAGCCACTGGGGCCACCTGGACCCCGAGCTGGGCTACTCCTACTGGCTGGCCGCCGTTGCCGCCCTCCTGCTGGTCATCGCCATGGTCTCCATCATCCTCACCAGCTGCACGGACCCCCGCGACTCCTGCGACTCAAGCTGccgcaagaagaagaagctgctgcaGCTCGCCCCCAAGGCGGCCCCACTTACTCTCCGACGTCTGAAACAAAACAAggttgtctctcttccttctcctcctccttctccaaaaCCGCCAGCGTTGTCCTGG GAGGCAGGGGTagcagtcgtggtggtggtggtggtggtggtggaagtgtctCGCGTGGAAAGAAAGCCGAAGAGGAGGAGCCAGGAAGCACCACCAAAATGGGAGTCATCCTGCGAGTGGCCGAGCTGA